The window tcagggcaaccaagatgattatgggactggagcacctcccttatgaggaaaggctgaaagagctgggactctttagcctggagaagagaaggttgaggggggacctgattaatgtttacaagtacctaaagggtgggtttaaggaggacggagccaggctcttttcaatggttcccagcgacaggacaaggggcaatgggcacaagctagaacataggaagtttcgctcaaatacacggaaaaacttctttatggtgagggtgacagagcactggaacaggctgcccagggaggttgtggagtccccttctctggagattttcaagacccgcctggatgcagccctgagggatgtgctttaggtaatcctgctctagcaggggagttggactagatgatctctagaggtcccttccaactctgaagattctgtgattctgtgaaaccaagCGTTTAGGCAATGTGACTGAAGTTAAGCTTTAtaccgattaaaaaaaaagtctaccatGCTAATTAGGTTCTGTCATTACCAAAGAAGATTGCAAGTAAATAATAGAGTAGAGGGGGTGTTATTTTAGAACAGTGTCTGAGTGTGTTACACAGAATTGCATTTTTGGTCGGTGGAAAATGATGATTTGTTTGGAAGTGTGAAGCCTGCATATGTAATGACACTTGTGccggtgtgtgtatatatgcatatatatgcaccatgcagcaggggagggagcagagcccatctccaggagtgctgaccacctctctggtgacaccgggaggacagagcagggtcTCCGCACGCCTCCCCCAAAGCCCAGATCAGATGTGGACCAGACACTGCAGCCAGGCTTCGGTGAGATGATGTGCTACCCCCACGCAAGCCCCTGCCACGGCAATGGTGGCGGGAAGCTGAGGGACCCCTGCCCGGCACTCCTAGTCCTTCTCAGTCCACAAAGTGGTGGTGATGGCGGTGTCCCTTCCGAGCTGAGTGACAAACACCACCGCGACAGCCCGTGGAGAAGGAGGAACGTCTGGGAGGGgttggtgggcaggggagaaggcGGGCAGCAATTCAGATgtgccctgctcagctcaggcaggagccgagtTCACGGTCTGCGATTTTACACCCCGAGTAAGACCGCCCAGACCCATGCTTAGCCACGAGACGGAGTCTGCCTCCTGGAGTGcccgttttggggtgggaagcagggacaagCTGCGAGGTGCCTTTAGGTGCCAACTGGCTAAACACACACGAGCCATAAGGCAGCTGTGGTGACAAACTGACTCATATTTAGGGGAAAGGTACCCAAGGCAAAGAACCGCCAAGATTAGCCAGCGAAAGCCCCAGCAAAGGCGCGCTGTGGGGAGTCGCAGTGCTGCTTTGGAGTCTGGGATAGCACTGTGCCACCCGGCATCATCCTGAACACATGAGAAATAAAGAGATTGAAATGCCAGATTAATTAGATTGCGCTTTCCATACCTAAAATTAGGGGTATAGCTAAAATTACCAACTATTCCTCCAGCCCCAAGGTTAATTATTCAGTTTGTTGTGCCACTAATTTGAAATATGCAGCTTCAGcatccaggtgtgtgaagctgctttcacactgaagCTGCTCTAAAGGCACAGACTTTGGGTAACGCACAATTAATGAGCTCAGATTCTGGAATGATCTGCATTCACTATCGGATCGGAGATGGGAGTCCAGTAATCCATGTGGATGTAAACGTCTGGTAACGGGATTCTGGATTTACATGCACCAAATATCCTAATTTTGAGTCATTACACATCAATGTACTGAGCAAGAAGCTCAAAGGCGCAGTAAGGAATTAAGTCCTGACCATCAGCTGCATAAATCACAGGCACTGAGAAGTGTAACTGAtgtaaaactgcactgtaaaGACATGCCAGGAATTTCGACATACAGCCTCTGGCACATCCAGCTGTTGttgtatttgcttttagaaaaatgggaattttttgccatatgcaggagagagaggaggaaaaaacccaaaacatttaatgtaaggtgcaacaagagactccactctaaaaagaaagactctcagtctggtggcattaatttaatgaaactgtCACTTCTTTATGCGTTTGGTTATTGACGtctagagatcacaacagtctccacaccaaacaccacacGCAAAGGAATCCGACTGGGACAAAACCTTTGGACGGGCACCACAGCCAcactgaccctgccatcactgtcaggtacttttccagcacacacaaagccattcacacaggtgttttaaaatcatttaacagcattaaaaccCCTGTCCTGGTGAgaacaaggaagtggtgttaccaggaagcacagaggagctgctttagaataacaaacacagttcccagagaagatttctctgctttttctgagaattgtcctgtggtgggttctgctgcagggtgggagaaactgcggctggggggacatgcctggcagaggaatcctgcagccccagggctggctccacagctgtgcccagggtagggggtcccaaggcaggagagaagcctcagcatcaccctgtgccacagggcagctgtacgaGTCTCACGTGGGCCACAtctgccttgggggcagggaagagcccttccccaaaagaccacccttccccctttcctagaATATTGTCTGGTGGGTTCAGCGctctggctttctctctgctgtggacagaaacaggagCGCTGCAGGTGAgctttggcttcacagagctaaaccgagaaaaacCTTGCATCTTTCCTTATTCAGGAACTCAAACAaatggatggggagaggagagggagggagaagccttAGTCAGAGCCCTGAAGCAGAAGTGAAGCGGCAATTAAGTTcctaaaggaaggaggaaggtcgttttcattaaaccagaccccaccatcacttaagactccctgcaggcataaaaagctagtggaacctcctgtgacaagggctgccccaaacggccattcctgccctgagcagtttcatctgctgctcctcttagacttcccctttgctcctcttagacttcaAAATTCGTTTTCAcacctcatgtgcctctccaggagagaaaagtctctccgggacgtggctgcagcaacacatgcacatttccaccccagaggcaacaactgataaagcattaggaagcactgcattaaaaaaaaaaaccctggacagtggggcagggcaagggattgcccccgagagccagccgaggccaccaggagccagcccagcactcgccagcatgcttgccagccccacagcggccgctttagccgggctccctgcagcgggcccttggccgccgctacatcacggttcgtcaccttGGTCGAACGccgcgtccgcgtccctagttgcaccgctgccacggcggagccgggcgcaggcaccgcagctccccagcggatgggcaaaaagcggtggctgcgctacctcgatagcgctgggtaagcccggcaatgccattccctcaccgccggggagcacaggaggcagcagggggcgcgcaaggACCCGTGATGCCcgcctccgtcctgcgggaggcggaagggcttctccagcctctgggtcctccgtGGGGCCCCTCCGGCCTCCGACGggccccccgggcctctgtgggtcccccgcgaggtccctccggcctctttTGAGACCCTGCGGCCTCTCCACGGCCTCTGaggggcctctccctaaagggagacgggcccgtccccctctACGGCCGCCCAGGCCTCGGCtcggggctttctgggagggaaagctccccgcctggccgggggcgggccggcacaggcccggcccaagccgggaggaggcggcggagggctgggcggccgtTCCCACCTCCCTCAggcggcgccgcgcatgcgcgcgccccgccgcctgcccgtccctcccctcccctccatttcGCAGGGgcgggggcgctccccggcagccaatagggaggcggcgccgggcgcgcggGCCGGGCGCCCTTCCGCCGCGTGCCGTGTGTCccgatggctgctgggggccctcggcgccctcctcgccgccgcccgccgctccgcgccgcccgaGGGCCTTTCgccggagggggaaacctttgggctctggaaagtaactttggaagtttgggtcctgtgaaggggagtcagcctggtagaagctgaaggaagtttcaacccgcggttctgtgtgttctttcctcagcacttgTGCACCTGCGGACGATCCTGccgagactgaggcaaaaaagagaaggacaggtattgCACGTTACAGAAGTCTTTAATGTGCCTGATTTTTCTGAGGTTTCatctaccttagaaaactctggcttctgtacttgtttttacttgaaaagtaaaattgcaagttgacttatttttctaatactgctgcttttctgtgcaggtgTCAAATGGgcagatgtttgctgcccagagccatctcaGGCAGATGTTGTGACCAGGTAGAGTCTCTTTTAATCGtggttcttgtttgttttggctctGTGTGCGTGTCTCTTTCTGTCCCTGTTCTTCTCCCCGCTTTAAAGCCTGGCGCTCTCTTTAGCCGTGCGGCACTGttgtgtgcttaaattgtcagtggttcacctaagctcgaggggagagaaggaaagaaaggaactgagagagtaggatgggttcaagtaaaaggaacactttcttgcctttttttgtgcctttaactaccaagggaagtcatttgacaaagcttgtgatgcCTACTCTTACCACGCTGGACTGAAAggggagaataccgtgagagtctgttgtaggtctccctcctggaaaaggtctCCCTGCCCttgtctttggtgacaaggcaacttcttggttttgaagaaggcacgtgtatACGGACAACTTTAATGTCTGTGTatgtgtttgctcttcagagtctgcgtggttttactgataatcctctccaaatgggcatagtcactctcttgactagcctacagaaggcaagtaaatatcctgtaggtgtcccatttgtagttccctgtgctggtcttagtttccgtaagctaactcgaTTTGGCTGCAGGTAGAGTTGCAgacgttcatgttataccttgcagcataACACCTAGTATGCAgcacaaaccttatgaagaacgactgagggagctggggttgtttagcctggaaaagaggaggctgaggggagaccttatcaccctctacaactacctgaaaggaggttgtagagagatgggggctgacctcttctccctggtgacaagtgataggacgaggggaaacgggttcaagttacgtcaggggaggtttagattagatattaggagacattttttcactgaaagggttattaaacattggaataggctgcccagggaggtggtggattcaccatctctggaggtgtttaaaaaaagggtagatggggcactgagggacatggtttagaagtggctcttgtcagggtaggctaaaggttggactcgatgatcttaaaggtcccttccaacctcaacaattctatgattctatgatttatcaccggtagatcccagagcacttgacagaggaagtgctcgttgcttccctgttttccaaagaatgaaactgatcaagagaaaccaaaggagtcttgcacgggtagatgggaaggaatttacaaagcctCCAGcgcttcattctatcccagtcttgctgctccgaaagaatcgtgctggaagctgagaggatgttgtcacacgtgtgcaaccggggctccagccagcaggagccttgaaaaagcatttcttatcccgaaggtgaattcttgagaattccgtgggaaaGTACAGGTCCACAGCTCActactctctctctttctctccccctctccttgcaggggctccccaccagcagaggAATCTCTGGAACAGGACAGAGCAGTGAAACAAGCTGTACCTCTGGCACCTggtggggccaaaaagtcacctgcccttgatgcagaagaaaagaaactcccaaggctggAAAAAACAGCCGAatgctttactccgctcacagaggtaccgtagctgacaggctgttggacaaaactgaaggctgtgaaacagctgcaaggaaccccatttgttataggtggttcttaaggctttttgaaatctgaagaacttgggTTTAACCTGTTAGGGAGTGTCTGTGGctgtgacttcccagtgcaaaggtcagcacatAGGAAAGgcatttgctgtgtgtttgccactCCCTgcgttttatctcagcttccctggtgaaaacaaatggaagcaaacctgggccctaaagttccaagctaggatgctgaaaccaaccaagcaacaaaaaagggcgattgctaccttagccgaaagccagcaaaggcagttgctctgtcacctgagcttcatttccaggccgtgtttgagttgaaagctgcccacaggttggcatgctcgatgctctgtttcacaagtccttccccatttaattgttCATTCcaggccatggagagagaggtcattgctgCATTAGGTAAAGGTGAGCcggatgaggtcatgagcagtgccttcaaactaagggtcacGTGccaggacatccgcaccctaaggagcctttgctggctaaacgatgaggtaaaaagagctgcagcacagggatcttctaacggagcgtttatttcaaaataccccttcagggtgtacagaagtctttgcaaagttatttgatgagctgcactgcagagcccagaaatctctgtacagttcttattttaggtactgaagggtccagtgcttctggcagttcctttacttcttgtcttgtgcagcttccaggagttagtctaggttcttggagtgggtggcaggtgtttttaccAAAGTGCAGTTTGATAAACAactgtaaccaagtgtgaaattctcacaacaaaagctgacagctgaggctggagttctctcagctgcgtacttcagggtggccagaaaagacacattgctgtgtttttcatttggtaagctagtgtcttattttacatctcaagcttcctctttatggtacaggtcattaatttctacatgggccTTGTGATGGAAAGAAGTAAGAAGGCAGGATATCCATCAGTCCACGCTTTTAGttcattcttttatgaaaaacttACTTCTGGGGGCTACGAAGccgtaggaagatggaccaggcatgTGGATCTCTTCCAGAAGGACAtcatcttagtgcccattaacttgcgcttgcactggacacTAGCGGTGAGTCAAACGGGCTTGTTATTTAgagttgggtggggagaaaaagccagcaagaaaaatcattgaggtttgtgcagcacaaggttgcgctttgtctaacagtcaccttttaaTAataggtcatcgacaccagaaagaagaccgTCAAATACTACGACTCACTGGGACAAGAAGGGGACAAGATTTGTGAGActttgctgtaagtaactgctcagtcactgctgttgtgttgtgaattaggagaagggttttggattttgcccctgtgacacggctgcaagttttcccatttcttgtagattacaaagcagaaatgttggattcgcttgctgcgagttgtctgacagtgactccttatcTGGTCTCACGtcgtcccctccacccagtgtcttggatgcctggcttctgccaccttcccactatagcacagacaaagacatggtagccccgtggcacacgTGCAGCAACTTTGTTTAGTGATCAATAAAACCCTCCTGCCACTCATCTTCCTGtgatctttcagcagctctttttatctcgGCCTgaattacagcgatgaagagtgattttgcttttgttttaaacagcaaatacctgcaagaagaaagctgtgaaaaaagaaaggtgaagctGAGTGTTTTGGAGTGGActgttcacagcatggagccacacgtaagcgaacactacttgcacttgaaatgtgaactagaactcctagtcacagagctcttaacgctttctcataaggccaggactttagagaacagccataagcatcttcttctggtaccacatcgggctgcaagtgGACCGGGAAACcatgctgggatgaaatctttgagcagtgcctctccttgctggctgaatactttgttgggtttttttaattgctctgccacgtgaaggtgaatttggctttgcccgcatttcacaagtccaatttcaagtctctttagcagttgtcagagcaCGTAGGCTTCTggtttgcagcccaaatcctggcacgtgacaaagcaaggggttgagctgatgtttctcaacaagttaataatgaaaagcagcacctaaagactcgatttaaggaacgtcacttcagaaagacacagtacgaacctcaagacaccttgcagggaggaagcctgctgtcccttatcagcctgcgaggaatttggattgtgacatccgagcgtaggaagcccaggggagggatgatgtgcagttcctggggtgtgttccttgtgttggggagcggttattggggatggtgcaagttcaggagtgtctggttagggtatttttggtaatgggtgctacttccaagttgcttttccttgaagatagaggcaaattctccatcttctttgcattcgttaggaaatccctcagcaatcgaacgGAAGCGACTGCGGTGTTTTCATCTGCAAATACGCAGACTACATCTCGAGAGACagaccgatgacctttacacaggtgagtgaaggttctaaagagctccagcctcttccgcacagagccaagagccagggaagttacgcagcggctgaggtatctgctcccagtgagattccgcTTGGGGGAGATACTGGAggcagtgggtttgtgggatctggcctttggatctttgggagaaatgggtctcagcctctgaccaatgaagaccctggttcttttccaaggcagtgctcttctgtgaaagtgcttgtaagctgttgtgtagtcaaggagatctggttttggtggcatgtcaccctcttaggagctgtgtgggtgaaagccaggctgtacccgaagggcaagtgttgacagttcttaaaagaaacttcatagtaaagaattaactgggtgtttatgggtattttgtgtctctttctgccatgaggtgtatttcatggattttcttttcttttcagacccacatgccttacttccgtaagaagatggtgtgggaaatactccaccaagagctgctgtgagacccGCACTACAGGAGTAACCCTTCTTCTAGTTATTTTTGTCATACCTTATTGTTGTTAGacgtttttctctgtaggttaaggaaagagtttttctctgtaggttaagaagtagtggttaagattatttgcccccccaccccccgcctgcccctattttggagacagtaactctctttgaaattagctaacacaccttaagtgcaagctggaaaggttggtgtcacctggccaagggaaagcttaagaagaaatgctgtgaacttccatcgcagagagggctgctcacacctcgcagcgcacgtggccacctcaTGGacgaatgggactcatctggtggtggcaagAGTTGCATGAGCTGAACTTCTCTCACAGCACACGTGGTCACGttatggacaaatgggactcatctggtggtggcaacagtggtgtgagctgaacttctcatcccaacaacaaggtgctgaactactgtttcctccaagagagttttcttctgtttctggaataatctacCATCTACTTGATGCCTACAagtggatttgtgatgaccatcagaaGAAAGTATTCACCATTTTTTGATTTGGGAGAGAaacccctgtggttggggttggtttggtctttttctgtctccagggagttttataatgtgaaaagagaagtatttatttatttttattaaaataaatatttaaattatttgaagagccttactggaatgaaacttgatctggtaatgagagtgatttttttatttttttttttggtcattgaagAAAAGGTTGACATATCAATGTGGGGTTTAGCTCACTCACAGTCTCTGGAGGAAGatgactctggccaggctgggtatcagagcaccagaaCCTCCAagcgattgtcccaaaatcctgaagggacaaccctttcattttttccccccctctagcTTACACTCCggagctggagtgggatttcaggtctttccttgaccattgcagaggaaaaattgcccaagagGTGgcttggaagccccgtgttggaacgcTTGTATAAatgaccgtgtggtgttgtttctgtaatggcagttaccatcatgggaggCGATTCCTGCCCgctgatgcggtctctcctctcctcagctttgggggaaagatgctgattttggggccatgccctctgtcgccgtgggtgggatcagccttcccggtgctgctcctcgcctgaaggtctgctctcctgggcggGCTgacgcggtggtttggctgtggtgcgggtcagcagccacatcgctctctgctttcaaactgatgagcttaatccgtccccaaatcagaggaggttctccaaaggaagaactattgcaaaggcaatgtgtcgtggtttgtccctccatgAGATACTTCATCTTCCTGGGCTCCCGGAGGACGTGGaatattttagctgtttattaccacTAGGACGCAGTAG of the Larus michahellis chromosome 2, bLarMic1.1, whole genome shotgun sequence genome contains:
- the LOC141738342 gene encoding sentrin-specific protease 2-like encodes the protein MPEEQQNELVETVEFRDHNSLHTKHHTQRNPTGTKPLDGHHSHTDPAITVSTCAPADDPAETEAKKRRTGVKWADVCCPEPSQADVVTRGSPPAEESLEQDRAVKQAAMEREVIAALGKGEPDEVMSSAFKLRVTCQDIRTLRSLCWLNDEVINFYMGLVMERSKKAGYPSVHAFSSFFYEKLTSGGYEAVGRWTRHVDLFQKDIILVPINLRLHWTLAVIDTRKKTVKYYDSLGQEGDKICETLLKYLQEESCEKRKVKLSVLEWTVHSMEPHEIPQQSNGSDCGVFICKYADYISRDRPMTFTQTHMPYFRKKMVWEILHQELL